The Arthrobacter sp. NicSoilC5 genome has a window encoding:
- a CDS encoding alpha-E domain-containing protein — MLSRIAESLFWIGRYVERADGTARILDVHLERLNHLPMEERKSVAQELLAVMGAKPQSEDFGLPELLHALAYDKTSATSIAGSLGAARENARRARETVSSGLWESLNTTYYGLSQHRKDVVGTYRFCNWTLERTAMVSGLADTTVSHDESWLFLVLGRSLERADMTARMLSTRDVLSAGMSWVNMLRCAGAYESFLRTRRAAFGDQHAAEFLLLDRLFPRSIVYALRDADECLAKLDPSAQRVGFINDARRIVGQARTFLEFHRTDDLMSELPEHMERVQKAVSQASDAISRKYFNQADELAWVGEVS, encoded by the coding sequence ATGCTTAGCCGTATTGCCGAGTCCCTTTTTTGGATCGGCCGCTATGTGGAGCGGGCGGACGGTACCGCCCGCATTTTGGATGTCCACCTGGAACGCCTGAACCACCTCCCCATGGAGGAGCGGAAGAGCGTGGCGCAGGAGCTCCTGGCCGTCATGGGCGCCAAGCCGCAGAGCGAGGATTTCGGGCTGCCGGAACTGCTTCACGCCCTGGCCTATGACAAGACCAGCGCCACGTCCATTGCCGGTTCCCTGGGTGCCGCCCGTGAGAACGCCCGCCGTGCCCGCGAGACTGTGTCCTCCGGGCTGTGGGAAAGCCTGAACACCACCTACTACGGGCTGAGCCAGCACCGCAAGGACGTGGTGGGCACCTACCGGTTCTGCAACTGGACCCTGGAGCGCACAGCCATGGTCAGCGGCCTTGCCGACACCACCGTGAGCCACGACGAGAGCTGGCTCTTCCTGGTCCTGGGCCGTTCGCTGGAACGTGCCGACATGACGGCCCGGATGCTCTCCACCAGGGACGTCCTCTCCGCAGGCATGTCCTGGGTGAACATGCTCCGGTGCGCCGGCGCGTACGAATCCTTCCTCCGCACCCGCCGCGCTGCGTTCGGAGACCAGCACGCTGCGGAGTTCCTGCTCCTGGACCGGCTGTTCCCGCGGTCCATCGTCTATGCCCTGCGGGACGCGGACGAATGCCTGGCCAAACTCGACCCGTCCGCCCAGCGCGTGGGTTTCATCAACGATGCCCGCCGGATCGTGGGCCAGGCCCGGACCTTCCTCGAGTTCCACCGCACGGACGACCTCATGTCCGAACTGCCGGAGCACATGGAGCGGGTGCAGAAGGCGGTGTCCCAGGCCTCGGACGCCATTTCCCGTAAGTACTTCAATCAGGCGGATGAACTTGCCTGGGTGGGAGAAGTGTCATGA
- a CDS encoding pyridoxamine 5'-phosphate oxidase family protein, which translates to MSNESSTQVQNLEHHECWALLRTVSVGRLAVLVEGRPDIFPVNFTVDGGTLVFRTSQGTKLSAASGDAPVAVEADGVDPGTGLAWSVVIKGTAALVKSTEEVLETSRLYLFPWQAGRKDAFVRITPDSVTGRRFKVTDPMTWWTQISGSAKASQE; encoded by the coding sequence ATGAGCAACGAGTCATCCACCCAAGTGCAGAATCTCGAACACCACGAATGCTGGGCGTTGCTGCGGACGGTGTCCGTGGGCAGGCTGGCGGTCCTCGTAGAGGGCCGGCCGGACATCTTCCCGGTGAACTTCACCGTGGACGGCGGCACGCTGGTCTTCCGCACCAGCCAGGGAACCAAGCTGTCGGCGGCCTCCGGCGACGCCCCCGTGGCGGTGGAGGCGGACGGCGTGGACCCTGGCACGGGCCTGGCGTGGAGCGTGGTCATCAAGGGCACCGCTGCCCTGGTCAAGAGCACTGAGGAAGTGCTGGAGACTTCCCGGCTGTACCTCTTCCCCTGGCAGGCAGGACGGAAGGACGCGTTCGTGCGCATCACCCCGGACAGCGTCACGGGCCGCCGCTTCAAGGTCACCGATCCGATGACGTGGTGGACGCAGATCAGCGGCTCCGCCAAAGCGTCCCAGGAATAG
- the glgA gene encoding glycogen synthase produces the protein MRIDIVTKEFPPEIYGGAGVHVAELSRVLSKHVDLQVRAFGAPRDADYHGATVTSYQIPEDLGGANAAVQTLGVDLRIVPDVQGADLVHSHTWYANMAGHLASLLHGIPHVLSAHSLEPLRPWKAEQLGGGYALSSWVEKTAYEAAAAIIAVSEGMRQDILRSYPNVDPDKVRVVHNGIDVELWQRDENDDAVRALGIDPAKPSVVFVGRNTRQKGVPYLLRAAAKLPADVQLVLCLGAADTPELAAETAALIEELQKQRTGVVLIERMLPRHELIQVLSHATAFACPSIYEPLGIVNLEAMACGAAVVASATGGIPEVVQHGETGLLVNLEQVTDGTGTPLDPEKFVAEFAAALTEVVSDPARARAMGKAGRERAEKHFSWESITETTLEVYRSVLPAGA, from the coding sequence GTGCGAATAGACATTGTGACTAAAGAGTTCCCGCCGGAGATCTACGGTGGCGCCGGGGTGCATGTAGCCGAATTGAGCAGGGTGCTTAGTAAGCATGTTGACCTGCAGGTTCGCGCTTTCGGTGCTCCCCGCGATGCTGACTACCACGGAGCAACCGTGACCTCCTACCAGATTCCCGAGGATCTGGGCGGGGCCAATGCCGCGGTGCAGACCCTGGGTGTGGACCTGCGCATTGTGCCGGATGTCCAGGGCGCCGACCTGGTCCATTCGCATACCTGGTACGCCAACATGGCCGGCCACCTGGCCTCCCTGCTGCACGGAATTCCGCACGTTCTCAGTGCCCACAGCCTCGAGCCGCTGCGGCCCTGGAAGGCCGAGCAGCTGGGCGGCGGCTACGCCCTCTCCTCCTGGGTGGAGAAGACGGCCTACGAGGCCGCGGCGGCGATCATCGCCGTGTCCGAGGGCATGCGCCAGGACATCCTGCGCAGCTACCCCAACGTTGACCCGGACAAGGTCCGCGTGGTCCACAACGGCATCGACGTGGAGCTGTGGCAGCGTGATGAAAACGACGACGCCGTCCGCGCCCTGGGCATCGACCCCGCCAAACCGAGCGTCGTCTTTGTGGGAAGAAACACACGCCAAAAGGGCGTTCCCTACCTCCTGCGGGCGGCAGCGAAACTTCCGGCTGACGTCCAGCTGGTCCTGTGCCTGGGCGCTGCGGACACCCCGGAACTGGCGGCCGAAACCGCCGCGCTCATCGAGGAACTGCAGAAGCAGCGCACGGGCGTAGTGCTGATTGAACGGATGCTGCCGCGCCACGAACTGATCCAGGTCCTCAGCCACGCCACGGCCTTCGCCTGCCCGTCCATCTATGAGCCGCTTGGCATCGTCAACCTGGAAGCCATGGCCTGCGGCGCCGCGGTGGTGGCCAGCGCCACCGGCGGGATCCCCGAGGTGGTCCAGCACGGTGAAACCGGCCTGCTGGTGAATCTGGAACAGGTCACCGATGGCACCGGGACGCCCCTGGACCCGGAGAAGTTTGTCGCGGAGTTCGCAGCCGCCCTGACCGAAGTGGTGTCCGATCCCGCACGTGCCCGGGCCATGGGGAAGGCAGGCCGCGAGCGCGCCGAAAAGCACTTCTCGTGGGAATCAATCACGGAAACCACCCTTGAGGTGTACCGCTCGGTGCTGCCTGCCGGAGCCTGA
- a CDS encoding transglutaminase family protein, with protein MTRLSIVHRTAYKYNKRVTLSYNEARMTPLTDSQQVVLESVVKVSPSQAAVSTYRDYWGTRVTAFDMQMPHENLEVVSNITVEVHRAEKIPAEADIVGWDELASPETLDAFSDWLPQSRLSGPGDEVLGIIPGVVAGKNPHEAAMAVFAWMRGEMTYMSGSTAVTTNAEEAWGQRKGVCQDLAHLAIGALRSCGIPARYVSGYLHPRSSAGIGETVAGQSHAWLEWWDGDWRSWDPTNHKPAGDFHVTVARGRDYRDVPPLKGILSGGGGSALKVSVEITQLA; from the coding sequence ATGACCCGGCTGAGCATCGTCCACAGGACGGCCTACAAGTACAACAAGCGGGTAACGCTGTCCTACAACGAGGCACGGATGACCCCGCTGACGGATTCACAGCAGGTGGTCCTGGAGTCCGTGGTGAAGGTCTCCCCGTCGCAGGCGGCAGTGAGCACCTACCGCGACTACTGGGGGACAAGGGTCACGGCCTTTGACATGCAGATGCCGCACGAAAACCTTGAGGTGGTCTCCAACATCACCGTCGAGGTGCACCGGGCGGAAAAGATCCCCGCGGAGGCAGACATCGTGGGCTGGGATGAACTGGCATCGCCGGAGACGCTTGATGCGTTCAGCGACTGGCTGCCGCAGTCCCGGCTGAGCGGTCCCGGCGACGAGGTCCTGGGCATCATCCCCGGCGTCGTGGCAGGGAAGAATCCGCACGAGGCTGCCATGGCGGTCTTTGCCTGGATGCGCGGGGAGATGACCTACATGTCCGGGTCCACTGCCGTCACCACCAACGCGGAGGAAGCCTGGGGCCAGCGCAAGGGGGTGTGCCAGGACCTGGCGCACCTGGCCATCGGTGCACTGCGCAGCTGCGGCATTCCGGCGCGCTATGTCTCCGGCTACCTGCACCCGCGCTCCAGCGCCGGAATCGGTGAGACCGTGGCCGGGCAGTCGCACGCGTGGCTTGAATGGTGGGACGGGGACTGGCGCAGCTGGGACCCCACCAACCACAAACCCGCCGGTGACTTCCATGTCACTGTGGCCAGGGGCCGCGACTACCGGGATGTGCCCCCGCTGAAGGGCATCCTGTCCGGCGGCGGCGGCTCCGCCCTGAAAGTCAGCGTGGAGATCACCCAGCTCGCCTGA
- a CDS encoding SDR family NAD(P)-dependent oxidoreductase, with amino-acid sequence MSSPDLTPEDIQACLKVLNTIHAYDEEHPDYVAVRRATGKMFKAVKRHRRVTKRDSIAEADRAVIAQTATAAPDRIDDETRGNKLAPSATGKIAGHLLRSRPCYICKQHYTQVDAFYHQLCPECAAFSHSKRDARTDLTGRRALLTGGRAKIGMYIALRLLRDGAHTTITTRFPKDAARRFAAMEDSGDWLHRLRIVGIDLRDPAQVMALTDSLDQAGPLDIIINNAAQTVRRSGNAYKPLVDAEDEPLPAALEQANGGPELLTFGHAHDKHPLALAGSVTEHPVLAGDAITSLALSTGSASLERIASGTAIDAGGLVPDLATINSWTQVLDEVDPLEMLEVQLCNVTAPFLLVSRLRGAMKRSTARRKYIVNVSAMEGQFSRAYKGPGHPHTNMAKAALNMMTRTSAQEMLDADGILMTAVDTGWITDERPHFTKVRLMEEGFHAPLDLVDGAARVYDPIVMGEKGEDQYGVFLKDYKPSPW; translated from the coding sequence ATGAGCTCCCCCGATCTGACCCCTGAGGACATCCAGGCCTGCCTCAAGGTCCTGAACACCATCCATGCCTACGACGAGGAGCACCCGGACTATGTCGCGGTGCGCCGCGCCACGGGAAAGATGTTCAAGGCCGTCAAGCGCCACCGCAGGGTCACGAAGCGTGATTCCATCGCCGAGGCTGACCGCGCAGTGATTGCCCAGACCGCCACCGCCGCCCCGGACCGGATCGATGACGAGACCCGCGGCAACAAGCTGGCACCATCCGCCACCGGAAAGATCGCCGGACACCTCCTCCGGTCCCGCCCCTGCTACATCTGCAAGCAGCACTACACCCAGGTGGATGCCTTCTATCACCAGCTGTGCCCGGAATGCGCGGCCTTCAGCCACAGCAAGCGTGACGCCCGGACCGACCTCACCGGCCGCCGGGCCCTGCTGACCGGAGGGCGGGCCAAGATCGGGATGTACATCGCACTCCGGCTGCTGCGCGACGGAGCCCACACCACCATCACCACCCGCTTCCCCAAGGACGCTGCCCGGCGCTTCGCGGCGATGGAAGACAGCGGGGACTGGCTGCACCGGCTCCGCATCGTGGGGATCGACCTGCGTGATCCCGCCCAGGTCATGGCCTTGACTGACTCACTCGACCAGGCCGGCCCGCTGGACATCATCATCAACAACGCGGCCCAGACCGTGCGCCGCTCCGGCAACGCCTACAAGCCGCTGGTGGACGCAGAGGACGAGCCGCTTCCGGCGGCCCTGGAGCAGGCCAACGGCGGCCCTGAGCTCCTGACGTTCGGCCACGCCCATGACAAGCACCCCTTGGCCCTTGCCGGCAGCGTCACCGAACACCCGGTCCTGGCCGGCGACGCGATCACCTCTCTGGCGCTGTCCACCGGGTCTGCGTCACTCGAACGTATCGCCTCCGGAACCGCGATTGACGCGGGTGGCCTGGTCCCGGACCTTGCCACGATCAACAGCTGGACGCAGGTGCTGGACGAAGTGGATCCCCTGGAGATGCTCGAGGTGCAGCTCTGCAACGTCACCGCCCCCTTCCTGCTGGTCAGCCGGCTCCGGGGCGCCATGAAGCGGTCCACGGCGAGGCGCAAGTACATCGTGAACGTCTCCGCCATGGAGGGACAGTTCTCCCGCGCCTACAAAGGCCCCGGCCACCCGCACACCAATATGGCCAAGGCGGCGCTGAACATGATGACCCGCACCAGCGCCCAGGAGATGCTGGACGCGGACGGCATCCTGATGACGGCGGTGGATACCGGCTGGATCACGGACGAGCGCCCGCACTTCACCAAGGTCCGGCTCATGGAGGAAGGCTTCCACGCGCCCCTCGACCTGGTGGACGGTGCGGCGCGGGTCTACGATCCGATCGTCATGGGTGAAAAGGGCGAGGACCAGTATGGCGTCTTCCTGAAGGATTACAAGCCCAGCCCCTGGTGA
- the glgC gene encoding glucose-1-phosphate adenylyltransferase yields MPLTKKVLAIVLAGGEGNRLMPLTADRAKPAVPFAGSYRLIDFAISNLVNSRYLQIVVLTQYKSHSLDRHISEAWRMSTQLGNYVASVPAQQRVGKSWFLGSANAIYQSLNLIHDANPDIVVVVGADHVYRMDFAQMVDQHVRSGAKATVAAVRQPLHMADQFGVIEVDQNDSQKIAAFVEKPSSTPGLAADPSQFLASMGNYVFDADALVAALHVDAERLDTKHDMGGDIIPYFVNRGEAGVYDFTLNDIPGSTERDRTYWRDVGTIDSFYDAHMDLISPLPVFNLYNSEWPIYTRQSISPPAKFVRGKNNTVGTALDSIVANGVVISGGVVEGSVLSNDVYVATSARVIDSVLMDKVQVGEGAVINRAILDKNVKVPAGAAIGLDPDLDRARGFKVTESGITVLAKGQEVPEPGEEERKLAASHLSVLPNAIKAAAEQYAGVREAADKVAGTHAAAAAEAAPAARLR; encoded by the coding sequence ATGCCGTTGACCAAAAAAGTCCTGGCCATTGTCCTCGCAGGTGGCGAGGGAAACAGACTGATGCCACTGACGGCAGACCGGGCCAAGCCCGCCGTGCCCTTCGCCGGCAGTTACCGCCTGATCGATTTTGCGATTTCCAACCTGGTGAATTCGCGTTACCTGCAGATTGTGGTCCTCACCCAATACAAATCCCATAGCCTCGACCGGCATATTTCCGAAGCATGGCGGATGTCCACCCAGCTCGGCAACTACGTCGCCTCCGTCCCCGCACAGCAGCGCGTCGGCAAGAGCTGGTTCCTGGGCAGCGCCAACGCCATCTACCAGTCCCTGAACCTGATCCATGACGCCAACCCGGACATCGTCGTCGTGGTGGGCGCGGACCACGTGTACCGCATGGACTTCGCCCAGATGGTGGACCAGCACGTCCGGAGCGGCGCCAAGGCCACCGTGGCGGCCGTCCGGCAGCCGCTGCACATGGCCGACCAGTTCGGCGTGATCGAAGTGGACCAGAACGACTCCCAGAAGATCGCCGCGTTCGTGGAGAAGCCCTCCAGCACGCCCGGGCTCGCTGCCGACCCCTCCCAGTTCCTGGCTTCCATGGGCAACTACGTGTTCGACGCCGACGCTCTGGTGGCCGCGCTGCACGTGGACGCCGAACGCCTGGACACCAAGCACGACATGGGCGGGGACATCATCCCCTACTTCGTCAACAGGGGCGAGGCCGGCGTCTACGACTTCACGCTCAACGACATCCCGGGCTCCACCGAGCGGGACCGCACCTACTGGCGCGACGTGGGCACCATCGACTCCTTCTATGACGCCCACATGGACCTCATCTCCCCGCTGCCGGTCTTCAACCTCTACAACTCCGAGTGGCCCATCTACACCCGGCAGAGCATTTCCCCGCCGGCCAAGTTCGTCCGGGGCAAGAACAATACCGTCGGCACGGCGCTGGACTCCATCGTGGCCAACGGCGTAGTGATTTCCGGTGGCGTGGTGGAGGGCTCAGTACTGTCCAACGACGTCTACGTCGCAACCAGCGCCCGGGTCATCGATTCTGTCCTGATGGACAAAGTGCAGGTGGGTGAAGGGGCAGTCATCAACCGCGCCATCCTGGACAAGAACGTCAAGGTCCCTGCCGGTGCGGCCATCGGCCTGGACCCTGACCTGGACAGGGCGCGCGGGTTCAAGGTCACCGAGTCCGGCATCACCGTCCTGGCCAAGGGCCAGGAAGTCCCGGAACCGGGCGAGGAGGAACGCAAGCTCGCCGCCAGCCACCTGAGCGTCCTGCCGAACGCCATCAAGGCCGCTGCGGAGCAGTACGCCGGCGTCCGCGAGGCTGCGGACAAGGTGGCCGGCACGCATGCCGCCGCCGCGGCTGAGGCCGCACCGGCCGCCCGGCTGCGGTGA